CAAGGACTTCGGCGACGATGGCAACCGTGACGATCTGGACAAGATCAAGGATGAACTCAACGCCCTTACCCCTGCCGAACTCGACGCCTTCCTTGCCAAGGTTCCGGCCGAGGATCTCCGCCGCTACGGCGATCTGGCGAAGAAGACCGACGACAGCGGCATGTGGTGGTGGGAGTCCCACGACGGCATACCCGACGGCGAGTTCCGCGACCACTTGAGCACCTTGCTGAAGAAGGCGGGGCCGTCGCACTGGGCCAAGTTGGAGGCAGCCTTCCCCGGAATTCAGCCGGGATTCGACACGACCGACGCATGGCTTCAGGGATACAACTCCCAGCTAAACGAGGGCGTGAAGGGCATGCACTACGGCATGCCCACGGAGCCGTTGTTCGCCACACCGGGCAAGGTCGATGCGTCCAGCATCTCGCAGGGCCAGTTCGCGGACTGCTGGTACATCGCGTCCCTCACCGCCACAGCCCAGGCGAATCCAAAGTTCATCGCTGAAGGGATCAAACAGAACCCCAACGGCACGGTGGATGTCCGAATCTGGGACAAGGACGGCAATCAGCACTGGGTCACCGTCACCCCCGATCTTCCGATGGACCAGAACGGGAACCTGGTGTCGGCCCATGGAACCGGAGAGACCTGGCCCGCCTACTACGAGAAGGCGTTCGCTCTGATGTACGGCGGCGACAAGGGTGGAACTCCGGACAATCATCAGGGCGACAAGCTCTACGACCGTGCAGAGAAGGGCGATTACGGTGCCACCGAGTGGGACAACACCAACATGGCCCCGCCATATGTGACTGGTCACGACTCCAAATCGCTCGACAACAACCTCGATGCCATCAAGAAGTCTTTCGAGGCGCATCACCCGGTAATTGTGGCGACCGGCTCCGTCGACCCCAAGGACGTACCGAACGAGTGGAAGGGCAGCTTCGTCAGCCGACATGTCTTCTACGTCAAGGGATTCACCCCCGACGGAAAGATCATCCTCGGCAATCCATGGGGTGGTGGCGCTGCAGACGTCGAGGCCACGCCAGACCAGTACGAGAAATACTTCAACACCCCACAGGAGTTGCAGGTGGCGAGATGAGAATCGCGAAACCAAGCTGGGCCGTCTGCCTCACACTACTGCTGGCCGCCTGCGGCACGACGGGCGGTCCGAAGACTTCGGACACCACGGCCCCCTCGGTGTCGTCCTCGTCACCACAGCCCGTGCCGGCCGCCGACAAGGGCCCGGTGTGCGACGGCGGCAAGGACGCCAAGGGCCTGCACGTCCTGCGGGGCGGCACGACCGCGCTGCCGGGCGGCGGCAAGGTGATCTACTACGAAGCGGGCGCTAACGGGCGGCACCGCACCGCGGTCCTGTCTGTGGACGAGGCCAAGCAGACCGTGTCAGCGGGACGCAAGATCACCCTGAAGGGGCGCTCGTACGAGGTCACTCAGATCTGCACCTACCGCGTGGTCCTCACCACGCCAGACCACAGCGGCACGAGCCAGGGGGCACACATGGCCAAGTGGCCGACGACGCACGACGGTCATTGGCGGCTACGCTGGCACGTGCCCGACAACGGGCCCGCCATGGGTGCCGTCGTGACCGACATCCAGGGTGGTCCGGCTCGGGCCTCGATCAGCGTGACGGCTCCGGGCCAAGGACAGCTTGCCTTCTATGACGATGTACGCAGCGGCAGCACCGTCGAGATTGCGGGGCGGCTGTGGAAGGTCGCGGCCATCGACACCGGACACATGAACGTCGAGATGAACTCGCCAGACTTCAAGGCGGGGTACGTGGACCTGCAGCAACTCGGTGACGCCTAGCAGGTTGAACCGCTGAGGTGCACGGATGCGCCGCTGGCCGAGCCGGATAACCTTTGCGGGCATGTCAACGTGGCAGTGCCACGGGTCCCCAGGAAGGAACACGGCCTATGCGGGTGTCCGTGACGGTGGTCCGACAGGGCGCGGATCCACAGGACGTCATCCTCGACTTCGGTGAGGACGCGAGCGTCGACGAGGTGGCCAAGGCGTTGGCGCCCACGGCCGCACCCGTCCCCACCACCGTCA
Above is a genomic segment from Streptomyces fodineus containing:
- a CDS encoding C2 family cysteine protease, with translation MPFAGFDIPKIRSLGGNLKTLGDNAGKLHSDISTVLTQAQSLLGGKPATTSPALEPLVGNPFSFFWPFGGSTLPGALGPELHDMSDSITRRCDQLEKCNELLAKGYAIDPALAFADENAPDEKKITDALADIAALDGKDFGDDGNRDDLDKIKDELNALTPAELDAFLAKVPAEDLRRYGDLAKKTDDSGMWWWESHDGIPDGEFRDHLSTLLKKAGPSHWAKLEAAFPGIQPGFDTTDAWLQGYNSQLNEGVKGMHYGMPTEPLFATPGKVDASSISQGQFADCWYIASLTATAQANPKFIAEGIKQNPNGTVDVRIWDKDGNQHWVTVTPDLPMDQNGNLVSAHGTGETWPAYYEKAFALMYGGDKGGTPDNHQGDKLYDRAEKGDYGATEWDNTNMAPPYVTGHDSKSLDNNLDAIKKSFEAHHPVIVATGSVDPKDVPNEWKGSFVSRHVFYVKGFTPDGKIILGNPWGGGAADVEATPDQYEKYFNTPQELQVAR